A window of Plasmodium malariae genome assembly, chromosome: 12 genomic DNA:
atattaatattgtaCATCTACATACCACAGTTATTATAAGACGTTGATGTATACACACAACaaattatccttttttttattacggttttttttaaagactCTATCGCATTTTCGCATGGCATTATGTTATCAtcaaattcatttttatacgAATCTGGGTgcataagaaaaaaagaagttacTATTATTAGGATTATGCTcaaatacacacacacacacacacacaaatatatgtatacatatatttcactctttaatttttttataaaaggaGATAAAAATACGGAAGAAACTATAGTTTTGGCTCTCATGTTTGCTCTTATTTTTACGCTTATTTCTACTCTCATTTTTGCACTCATTTATGCCCTCATTTTTGCTCTTGTTTTTACTCTTATTTTTGAgataaaaataggaaaaggGAACCACAACGTATGCTTCAAATATTAGCACCCAAAACATAACTGCAGAAAAAAGTAATGAATTAAAAGTAAACAATTGAACATGTGCAAACGTGACAACTATATCTTCACAAATTTGACATGCACACGCATATGATGAAAAAGATTAAGCAGCATAAAAAGGTATAACATGTATATTGCACGTTACTTCCTTATTATGCAAACTAACAATGATAAAATTTGGATATAAGTTTCTGGTTTATTTCCAAATTCGAAATTTCTAAgttctacaaaaaaaaaaaaaagtcatgggaaaaaagtgtatatatttactgtttatatttctactaaaaatacaaaatttcttttatgcAATAGTACTCCATTGGACACTAGATATATATCTATTGGAATGAACAAAACCAAAATAAAACTTGTGCTTAAGGATAAAATAAAGGCAACTGCTGTTAATAATGTTGATTCATCTGATTTCacaaaatatttgtaaaacgTCCCACATGATACAGATATTAACTATAAAAAGTTTGTtcagaacaaaaaaaaaaaaaaaaaaaaaaaagtatggtTGTAAAAATGGCTAGCTGTACATGtccatatataaacatacacctatatgtgtgcatatatatatatgtacaaaataaGATGCACGCGTGTGCTACCTATAATTTATGATATAATGTAAAACGATTAATCAAGCCCAATGCATATATTACACATTTCAAGAGTAATATGCAAATGTGAACAGAGTAATAAAAACTTATATGTACTATATGCATAAGCACattctcatatatatatatggtttGTCCTTTCCTTCATGTATTGACAGTTACAGCTAACcagaataataatagcaaagGTACTACAAGCTATGATATCCATTAGACTTCTATGCTTtacttatattatatgtttgtataaatatattcttttatgtaACCTCCACTTTCACTTAACTTTAAATAATCCTTTATACACTTCATTACAaagcatttaaaaaaaaaaaaaaaaaaaaaattatgtctgttcatatattatgaacCAACAATatgaaacataaaataaaaaatataaaacataaaacaaaaaacataaaatacaaaatataaaacaaaaaacaaaaaacttaaattacaatatataaaacataaattacaaaatataaaacataaattacaatatataaaacataaattacaatatataaaacataaattacaaaatataaaacataaattacaaaatataaaacataaattacaaaatataagttataaaattattaattttccttttctaatttttcattgttattttattagtcTTTGTGAGGCACTTTCTTTTTCCCTTTCCCAcccacaaaaaaaaaggcacaTCACAAGTGGGtgaaaaacaataaaatagaaaaaagagaaaggaaaaaactggttataaattataagaaaaaaatataaaaagaaaaaagaaaaaagaaatgaatacATCAGatctaataaatttttttaccatATTCTCCCGAAAAGGAAAACTTACTGCTAAAGCATTTCACTAAAAGAGGGAAATTATCttacacaaaataaaaaaagattagTACATTGAAGTTTTACGAATAATGGAATAATACTGAAAACTGTTGATTTAaactttttcttccttttttccttcttcttttcttttctatttttaaatatttaaaatataaaaaagggaagATTTAGTTGAAAGTGCAaacaaattttaacaaatgcGACATAACACTATTATACAGAGaggataaaaagaaaatttgcGCAAAACAGGTAAGGGTACACTAAATATGCCTATTACttccaaaaaaataaacagagttaaaaaggtatatatttacatgaacaataaaaaaaacaggaaaaaaaaaataaataaataaaatgaaataaaacagcataaaacaaaataaacattttttagaAGTAGAACAAACTTGTAATCGcactttaattattttaatagaaAAGATTGTGCCCTATAAGAGCCTTTATTTTTGCTGCGTCTCAGATACTTTTGTGTCGTTACTCTTCTATTTATTgctccctttttttttatttctatttgtatttgacactttacaaaaatatcttatttatatacattcgAAGAAATGACTGCAATtctatatgtatgtataatgtaGCGGAGCTTACCGAATATGGTAAACTGCACCACGTTAAACTCCAACGAATTAGAGTTATGATttataactaaaaaatataataatttttttcttaactgtgcataatttaataaacgGGGCAAGGGAGTacatgaattaaaaaaaaaatataaggatCACAAATGtgcattaaatatatagaaaacatTCAAAATGGAAGGGAACGTACATTATGTAAACAGTAcgtatttttgtaaaaagatACACATATGAACGTTCATATGTAATTATACGCATGTATGTTCATGTATGTtcgtgtatgtatgtacgtatgtatgtatgcacaagTTTGTACACACATGCACGTATAAGTGCGCAtgtattcatttttcaaCTATGAGAGTAATTCGCTTTGAATACAGAAAAAGAGAAGCTACACTAGCAATCTATTTCAAaggatattatttttctagAATATCCCTCGTATGAAGTAAAATCATCTCTagttattttgttttcatttttcatatttctgtTAATGTTCTCATAAGACACTTCATAACTGCTTAAATggtttttatcttttaaattgTACGGTTCCTTAAAGTATAAATTTGTACCAATACTAGACGTATGCATGcctttaaatttatatttattgtttatgATACATTCAGGACATTCCgcgaataaattttttagagAAATACTATTAATTTCAAATGGTATAATATCCCCCTCATTATTGTTTAGGTTATATGCATCTTCTTTAGAATTCTCGTTCCTGTTATTTTTGTTTCCCTTATCTTGCAAATTTTCAtgaaatttttcatttccatCTAACTTAACATTAGTACTCTCTCCATAAACTGTTTCTGGGGCATGGTcactatttaaaaattcgTTTATATGTTCTTCATCATTGGTTAaatcaatatttatattgctCAAATTATGTATTGTAcctttttttgataataaatttgaacttgattttttttcagtgttttcatttttttttatctcttttttgttctctatatgtatttcttctccttttttcttacgacaaatatttaaattttttaatttcttttcatcattatttaGCTGCGGTAAATTTAGCATTATCAATGTTTCCTCTACAGTACTGTCCGAGTCGTCATCTGAATAATACCCATCCATCTTTGCAAAAAGGATGATAGAATTCAACTAATTTACTTATGTTATTAAGACTTTCTCTTGTAATAATTATGCATAATTCGTcttatatactatataaaaaaggaaaaaagaaaaaaagaaaaaataattttaagggtgttaaatattattactttccCCCTCTTGCTAAAATActtaccattttttttttttttctcaaaaagtatataaattattttcatatttcaataaaatgccgaagaaaaaattttttttttagttttttcaCCGCGGGAAGAAAAGTTAattcaaatgaaaataatttattggAATGTTTCTATTTTGACgttactatattatatatatatatatatatatatatatatatatgtatatgagtattatgtatttacttttctttttttttgtttttttaaaaaaaaagttgacTTGGTAATACAATTACGTTTACATTTACTTACTGCTAAATcgcttttaaaaaaaaataaattaagcaATAAATAGCAGCAAAAGAATTATGTCGAAAAAAGGCTTTCCTTTAGCAAATTCTCCCATATTAAcaaagcatatatatagaataaaaataaaaaaatagatatatgcGTTGTAAGATGgtattatatttgtaatgaCAGAACATGTatcaaatatattcttttatatgtatcatacattattttttgttttttttttttttttgaaaaattaaatgtatgtTTACCCTCTTCATTTCATTATTGCTAAAATATTTGAGGTGTGTGAGAACTATACTTTTCAAGAAAATACAGAGTTgccatcatatatatttttttttatcatgctattatatatttttacttgtagatttttattattgttaaaaaaaaaaaagaaaaaaataaaaaaaatatttgtccTATTTATAAAGTTGTTGCCTAGtacaattttttgtaatatcatTACAAAGTTGTGGTAAAATTctgtacaaaaataaaagattaaaaaaagaaattcttaatagattttaatttttatgcgATCGTTAGAAGACATTTTCCTGttgtgtaaatttttttaaaacaatttttattaatccactcaaaaaaaagaatgatatataaaattaagtaattGTAAATTGTAATAAAATGATCAAAATCTTTTTGTTAAATGAAACTCATATCTTTAGACAAGTCCATTCAgggtatacatatatatatatatatatatatatatatatatatatatgtataataatattttgtaatgtCGTTGTACTTACTATGTACTACATATACCACTTAAACGGCACTACCTTGGTGGGCGAACCACGattctacatatatacatatataatatatgcatataccacggtatacttatatatccatatactaataaaaaatatatatatacatatcttAGAAGTGTAAAATTTTCTAAGATGACAGTgataatgttatatttatttcaatcATGAGGACCCTATTTCATATTCTAAAGAAAAcaaagtataaaatattattacgcctgaaacatatacatatcatGTAAGGACTGATTTTCGatctaaagaaaaaaaacatgacAAGGAAATCTGATGAACATAATTGTTGAGGAAGTCCAAAATGAAGGAGGgcttgtttattttatttgttgtGATCATGGATtcagaaaatatttatttcaaaaaaaaaaataaaaaatataaatatatatatatatatatatatatatatatatatacatataaattaaacagTGCTTTTAAAGGGTGCACCTTACTTCTATgcgcatatgtatatatttatatgtatataacgtatatattgtaactagactaaatattattaatattcgAGAAATTCATTAAATGCCTTTTTCGTTAAACAAACCATATCATACTGTTCGTAAgaccttaaaaaaaagaaaaaggaaggaaaaaaagataaaaaaaaagattagaAATGATCagataagaaaatataagaaaagaatatatatgaaaagaatatgtaagataagaaaatgtaagataagaaaatgtaagataagaaaatgtaagataagaaaatgtaagataagaaaatgtaagataagaaaatgtaagataagaaaatgtaaaataaaaaaagatatgataagataaaataagaacatataagaaaatataagatAAGAAAAGATAAATGGCATGTAAAGAACGAAAAGAAAGAGAATAAAATAGATCGAAAACAAAGCGGAATAAGGCAGgcagaaaaataagaaaataaatgctCGTAccgtaaaaatataaaaagagttACAGCTTTTAAAGTTCTGCCCTATGTGCcgaaaaatattgtaaaattttaacatgTCAAAGGAAAGTAtgtttttaacatatatatatatatacatatttatgtacctATGTCGATGTAGAGATAACAAATTTATGGGgctataaaataaatgaatcaGTCCTTACAGTTATCATAATAACAACACGCTAGCAATAATTTTTCtgcctttttttataattattattttattaactcccattttatatacatatatatctacaattcttttttttatttctctcctgaaagattatttttatataaaagctatttttccttctcccttttttactaattctacatatatatatatatatttatttatttattttttatttattaatttattactatttatttttttacatgcaaagttttacaaataaaagaacaaaataaaacataatatataaatacaataatattaacaataaaataataatataattaatatatataaaataaacgcATTTGTTAttcactttttttcattatataatttatttattatttatttttttttttttgttttatgcttattctttctttctcttcttcttcctctttttctctttttctctttccttttttaaaaaaaaaaaaaaaaatattgaaacaGAAAAACGTATGACAGACCGTTGTCAAAAACAACTTATAGTTGTGTGCATTGGAACGGttgcaaaatttttattttaaataaatataaaaaaaaagtaatatatttatgaaaatgaaCCTAGTGTTAATAAACTgagtatatacgtatacaatttaaataaaagggatatataaaataaattactttagttttgcatatatatatatatatatatatatatataagaagaaatattttttagcatatatttttatgtattaaacatatgaataatgaaatgatctttttaccaaaaaaaaaaaaattataacttataaatttttatttttcatatacagaatgtaaatatatatattatatacatataaataaattaaatacgCATATTtcagaataatatatatatatacatgtatactttatatttactataaataaagaacttgcatatatatatgtacaatacTATGcatttacgtatatatgtcgTAATAGCttatatgatttatttttttaattttatttttattttcattttcattttaatttttattttaatttattttatttattattattattttatttttttttaccgttgtattaaattaaaatggaacatatttattctttctcttttaaagaatcgaaaaaaaaaaaagaaaatatatattgtgaaTAGCTTTtaattagaataaaaaaagaaaaaaaaagaataaattaatttttcttttttaaacgGCTTAACGGATGCTAGAACTGTTCTTTGTAAATACTTTGCATATGCGTTTCTACTAATTCAAAattatacttacatatacatacgtattatatatagatttacatatatacatataaacttaCGTTATAAGTACACTTGATTACaactatatatttgtttatttgagTATGCATAACTGCAAGAAAAAAAgctaaatataaatacaggATTTCACAagtttttctaatatttattttaaatttctttctttatatatatatatatatatatatatatatatttttttttttttttttctttttttctataattaaaattttttttttttttttttggaaatattGCAAATGTTGCAAAAATTTGTtttgaaaaaacatatatttcgTAAAATTCTTAAGTTGCATTTGGAAAAGgtacatatgtacttctatatgtttatgtatatatgaacactTGCATACATATTTGCGATAAATTATTTGGAATTAAGTTAgctaatttttaatttgtttccCTTTTCTTCGACGAATTAAACACGTAAATGTGTACATGCCATTTTGTATACATGCTtacattcataaaaaatatatatttatatatatgtatataatatgtacgcgcggtacatatatacgtactaGTTAccttgttttaatttttagtagTATTGGTAATAGTAGCATTATGATAATTTAGAATATCCTAAAAAAATTTCGATCTATTTTTcctgtatttatataaatatagaaaaatcaTCACTAAGTGTTTTTATACACTTTACAGAATACTCCCTCTTCATTTAGTTTAACCGTTTCTTtgccattttatttttctacaaATGAATcagaaaaatagaaaaaattaaaaaaatagtgttatattcttatatttctttaatctttaatctttttttttttttttaaaacataatcTTCTGTATTTGCTATTTTTACTGTTTCTTTTTGTTAGATTTGTTCTACATAACTTTGCTATTCGTTATTCGTATGtgtttatgtatgcatataatatttgCATATCGACATACGCACGAGGACCAACTTTTGTTTGCATATTAGCGACTccgtaattttttataattttaaaaaattttttttttttttctgactTGTTAATGCAAAATTTGCAAATTTATTTCTATCTTTTTATGTGTCAAAATTTTGACTTTTTTGGCATAAGAATTAAATGTTTGTAACTTTGTTTGtcttacataaatattttcttttactcgttaatttttatttaaaattttgtccCATTTGTTAATAGTTTATTCTATGAGATATGTGCTCAATTTTGAGCTATTAATTAGCAAAGATACATTATTAAATTGattatactatataaatacaaacatacgTGCGCCCGTAAATAAGCGCATACCTGCTAATATACGTGTACACCTGCTTCCATACGTGCATACCTACTTACCCACGTACACCCATACGCGCCCAtctacttacatatatatatttatatgtaccgCTATTTATGCGCCCAAGTAGAGAAATACAAAGGACAAGTTAGCAGTAGTTTAGAAGGAAAGATGAAAGAAAAGAAGGTGGAAGAGATAAGGGTATTTAGAAAGGAGGTAAAACCAGCTAAAGATGAAATAGTAGCAAGTGGAAAAGTGGAAGAAGGAAAATGTACTACAAAGAGTACGTTGGCTGACAGTGATGAGGATTACTCTATCATAACATTGTGCACAAAATGTTTATCAAAGAAAACAGAAgagaataagaataaaacaatattGGACAGTAAAGCTTTTAAGGATAACCGACTTAAAGGTCGTTGCAGTGTAAGTAACACATCTGATCCATTATCtcatcatttaaatttatccCCCTATTTTGATAGATCCCAAATAGTTCAAGAAATAATTCTTATGAACAATAACGAATTATCAGATGTATATGAACTAGACAGGTATAAATTAGGTAAAGGATCATATGGTAATGTAGTAAAAGCTGTTAGTAAGAAAACAGGACAACAAAGAgctattaaaataattgaaaaaaaaaaaatacataatatagaaagattaaaaagggaaatattaataatgaaacaAATGGATCATCCAAATATTATAAAGTTGTATGAAGTATATgaagataatgaaaaattgtaTTTAGTATTAGAATTATGTACAGGTGGAGAGCTATTtgataaaattgtaaaatatgGAAATTTCTCAGAATATGaagcatataaaataatgaagcaAATATTTTCTGCTTTATATTATTGccatggaaaaaatataatgcataGAGATTTAAAAccagaaaatattttatatgtagaTAGCTCTGAAGATTCCCCTATACAAATAATTGATTGGGGATTTGCTAGTAAATGCATGAACAATCATAACTTAAAATCTGTAGTTGGAACTCCTTATTATATTGCTCCAGAAATactaaaaggaaaatatgataaaagaTGCGATATATGGAGTAGTGGAGttattatgtatatcttATTATGTGGATACCCGCCATTTAatggtaaaaataatgatgaaatattaaagaaagtaaaaaaaggggaattTGTATTTGATGCTAATTATTGGTCTAGAGTTAGTGATGATGCTAAAGATTTAATATGTGAATGTTTAAATTACAATTATAAAGACAGAATAGATGTTGAAGGTGTTGTAAATCATAAGtggtttaaaaaatttaaaacaaataatatttctattaataaaaatttaaatagaacattaatagaaaaatttaaagaattcCATAAATtgtgtaaaattaaaaaattagctGTCACATGTATTGCTTAtcaattaaatgaaaaagatataggaaaattgaaaaaaactTTTGAAGCTTTTGATTATAATGGAGATGGTGTATTAACAATATCAGAAATTTTCCAATGTCTAAAAGTTAATGATACTGAATTAGATAGagaattatatttcttaCTAAAACAACTAGACACGGATGGTAATGGTTTAATTGATTATACAGAATTTTTAGCTGCTTGTATTGATCACAGCTTATTTCAACAAGATGTGATTTGTAGAAATGCTTTTAACGTTTTTGATCTTGATGGAGATGGAGTTATTACAAAAGAGGAgttatacaaaattttatccTTTAGCGCTGTTCAAGTTTCATTTAGTAAGgaaattattgaaaatttgATAAAAGAGGTCGATTCCAATAATGATGGGTACATTGACTACGAGgaattttacaaaatgatGACAGGTGCTAAGGAGTAATGCCTTCGGCAGCGAACTCCGAAGGTGTGAGCAGTGAAAACATTATATCGCCCCACGTTACGTACGTgcattcacatatatatacgagtTCGTAAAAACATTGCATCGTTTAGCCTTACATAACCACATACGCATTTTACACATAACAATTTTACCCATCCGAATATTCTTCAAATTTAGAAATACAACAATATAATAGtacaaaaatacaaatacaagGCGTGCAATATCTCACTAAATGCCCCCCCCACTTCCCTCTCGTCGTACTTTCACATTCTGATATGCGCTGAGAAGTTTCCACTTTTTGGCATTGCATCTTTTATCCATTATTTGTCTCTTCGTGATAATTTACTTAATTTGTACagaccttttttttttttttttttttaagctaCATTTTATTCTTCAATTTACGCTACATATATGTCCTCATAcactattaatattttttgactctcttttttatattctcttttgattatattaaatgattGTGAAAGAAAACAACAGCgccccttttttttgttcattcgAAAATTTAGTCTCCATTAGAAGTTAGCGACTTTTTATCCTTTTGTTTACGTGTTACCACcacatttttccttttttccaaATTTGTACTTTTGATTTTTGTAAGCTGTTCTTTtaagtacatttttttccctttttaaatataattttttttttttttcgttatcataaaataaatagctCTCTTGTtctgataaaaattatttattcttttattatttttaaaaattatgtttctataataatttgcttttaccattttaaaaaattatatgccTATAATAATacgtttttattatttaaaaaaatgatctGTCCAGAATTATATGATTTTCTactatttattcttttcccCCCTCCTAACAGCTAACTATAGCTagctttttgttttttggttttttggtttttttcttcctttaatttatttagcattaattttaacttgtgtaaaaaaaaaaaaaaaaatttatttaaatttttaacatGAACAACAAATGTACTATAAATTTCATATCATGTTATCTGTTAAATTTTGGGTTTTTTGTGAACATCTTATGAGAGCTTTACCAATTTGTAATAGGAAACGTACCGCAGGCAAGTATGAATTATGTAAATGTGTAAATTTGAATGATTAAGCAAAGGGGTATATATACGAACGTGTATGGTAGTATTCACGTACCTAGTAAGTTACCTGAGCATAAACAACATACGAACAAGGATA
This region includes:
- the CDPK5 gene encoding calcium-dependent protein kinase 5, putative; translation: MYRYLCAQVEKYKGQVSSSLEGKMKEKKVEEIRVFRKEVKPAKDEIVASGKVEEGKCTTKSTLADSDEDYSIITLCTKCLSKKTEENKNKTILDSKAFKDNRLKGRCSVSNTSDPLSHHLNLSPYFDRSQIVQEIILMNNNELSDVYELDRYKLGKGSYGNVVKAVSKKTGQQRAIKIIEKKKIHNIERLKREILIMKQMDHPNIIKLYEVYEDNEKLYLVLELCTGGELFDKIVKYGNFSEYEAYKIMKQIFSALYYCHGKNIMHRDLKPENILYVDSSEDSPIQIIDWGFASKCMNNHNLKSVVGTPYYIAPEILKGKYDKRCDIWSSGVIMYILLCGYPPFNGKNNDEILKKVKKGEFVFDANYWSRVSDDAKDLICECLNYNYKDRIDVEGVVNHKWFKKFKTNNISINKNLNRTLIEKFKEFHKLCKIKKLAVTCIAYQLNEKDIGKLKKTFEAFDYNGDGVLTISEIFQCLKVNDTELDRELYFLLKQLDTDGNGLIDYTEFLAACIDHSLFQQDVICRNAFNVFDLDGDGVITKEELYKILSFSAVQVSFSKEIIENLIKEVDSNNDGYIDYEEFYKMMTGAKE
- the PmUG01_12026900 gene encoding conserved Plasmodium protein, unknown function; the encoded protein is MDGYYSDDDSDSTVEETLIMLNLPQLNNDEKKLKNLNICRKKKGEEIHIENKKEIKKNENTEKKSSSNLLSKKGTIHNLSNINIDLTNDEEHINEFLNSDHAPETVYGESTNVKLDGNEKFHENLQDKGNKNNRNENSKEDAYNLNNNEGDIIPFEINSISLKNLFAECPECIINNKYKFKGMHTSSIGTNLYFKEPYNLKDKNHLSSYEVSYENINRNMKNENKITRDDFTSYEGYSRKIISFEIDC